The genome window TACCTGACCTTTATCCTGAGCCAGGAAGAATACGGGATCGAGATCAGGCACGTCACAGAGATAATCGGCATTCAGAACATAACCGAAGTGCCCGACATGCCCC of Bacillota bacterium contains these proteins:
- a CDS encoding chemotaxis protein CheW, with translation MSLKERLDADLLEEDYEEDEDTQEDKYLTFILSQEEYGIEIRHVTEIIGIQNITEVPDMP